DNA sequence from the Siniperca chuatsi isolate FFG_IHB_CAS linkage group LG3, ASM2008510v1, whole genome shotgun sequence genome:
atttattttaccaatCACTATGCTCTGGTGCCTTTGTCTTGCCCTGCCTCTtttatatattctgttttctgattttcaGTATCCTCTTTCTCAGTGATGAACCTTTctgtaatactgtaattttGGCCCATTTTGTTCATTGTGTGTGCTGTACTCCAGTTACCACCACCAGATGATGGTAAACCTGTGTAGcatttgtctctctccttctaaCAAAGTTTACAGGATTCTAAAATCTTCTCACAATATCCCATTTATGAATCAGGTGGATATTCCAATGATATGTAGAGAACTGCAGGAATCAGATGATGTTTTTGGTAAAAATCTGATAGTGGACAATAAGCTGATTTTTGTCCTTTCCAAAAGGTGTAAACTTGTTCGGTCAAGCAATTGTTCAGCTGTCATTTTGAGAAATCCTGTTTAACTTTTTCAGGCACTTTCATGCCATTATTGTGATATTACCCATTACCCATATGGCATCTATAGATATAGTAAAATTGAAGTGCTCCCTATGTGTTAGAGTAgttacattgttttctttttaatcacatgatttaatgtttttttttttttatttcacaatggATAAGTGTACAGCCTAAGCCATCTCCTCATCTTTCATTTCACTCCTCTTTTCCCTCCCCAAGCTGCCCCTCCTCTCCAACATACAAGCTGTGGTATCGGGatgtagaaaaacatgcatgCCACAAATGCATCTCTTGACACAtgagaaacacactgacacagaaagGCACAGGCAATGTACAACTGGTCCTTTGTGTTGTTGCCAGTTGAAAGCTGCTACCTGaacaggaaggaggaggtgggCTGATCACAGGCGAAAAAGAGGGAACAAAATAGTAAACTGGGCTGAGGATTGAAAGTGATGGagaaattttatatttaaaaaaaaaaattaaaatctatCCAGTATCATCTGAAGTGTCTGGGACATAAAACACTAAAGAAATTAAAaggagaggggcagagagagggagaggaaaagacaaagacaagaaagaaaagagagatggaagTTAGGGGACAAAGAAGAGAATGAAGGATTGAGAAGAGGCTGGGGACTTGGAATCAATGGACTCATTGTTAACAAGAGTCaaccttccctccctccctgcctacACTAGACCTTCACCCCTCCCTCAATTCCTCACCAACTTCTCAGGGTATCTGTTTATGTGTTAGGTACTGTAACCACCAGCCACCTCGGCAGGGGCAATTCCAGGATTTTTTAAATGAGGTGGCACAGGGGGGGACCAAGAACCAGTCGGGGGGGGCCCATGGGAAATCAGAAAAGTATAtcagaaataaacacagcatTGAAAATTGGCTTAGAAAACATTGGGCAAGATTTTCAGGTTCTTGTGCAGTGCCCTGTGCCCTAATATGGGTGAtattacatgaaaaatatttttgtattgaatAACTGCATGTGTATATGGATAAGACAACACAATTTTGTTCTACTCAATAAAAAACCTCACATAggcattaattattaatttaacttgttttattttcaatacaagcattgcagtgtgtgtgtgtgtgtgtgtgtgtgtgtgtgtgtgttctctgcacTCCATGTTAAATCTTGAAATCTGTCTGTTCATGTGGGTTAACTCAGGCGCAGCGTTGTGAGTGGATCTCACCTAAATATGTCACCTGTAATTAAAGGATTTGgtttttatttaggtttttgcCCAGCGTTCTATGTTGGCTATAGTAACACGTCAGTTTCCAGCTGTGTAGAATGCGTGTATCATCAGTTTAGAATGCAGATGCAGTCACTGTCTAATTTCATAGCTGCAAATGCATTTGCTATTGAGACTAGAAGAACCTAGAAAACAATGTAGGCAAGATGGGCGGTAGAGCTGAAAATTCCTGCCAGACTTGATTGTCTCTATATTGCCTTGAAAGCATAGATCATTTCTGTTGAGACAAGCTTATGAATTGATAGCACAGTGCACAAACAAGATGGTATTTccttaaatataattaaaatgtcagtgttctAAATGAATTGATGTACTGGTCTACACTATCcacagcaaaaaataaacataataaataggATACTATGTTTCATTTTCCCACGATTTGAGCAATATACCTGCATGTGCTGTTTGTAATAAATACAAACTGTCATGGGTAAGTAAGCTATCTCggcattcaaaatgtttaagatttttttttttttaagtgtcatAATCAACCAGACGCGCTAGTCACTTTCCacagcatgatatcatgactaGTTGGAAACCGTCAAAGGAAGGCAAACAGTATTAACTTCTGTAATTAAAAGACCCAGTCAAAATGACTTTGGCCCATCCAAAATTGAAATACTGGTGCTGTGCATGGGTTAACTGCACTAGGAGTTCATCTATGTATATTATCGCAGCAGAGAACGACAACACCCCAGTCcacatatttcaaaatattgtgtgtgtacaaaccATGAACAGAGACATGGTGTTGTTAATTTGCCGACAAAGTCTCGAGTCGGATCTCTCCTTCTGTTCGACGGTTGTGAAAAAGAGGTACTGTTGTCTTGATTCCCGCATCGCAAATCAATCAGCTACTGACAGTGCTCTGATCCAGTGGGTTATCTGTATTTAGTAAAGATTTTCTTAATACCCTCAATATTTGCcgaaaaaatttgtttttttgcttacATGACTGGAGCATCTttagtcaagtttccatccaaatgtagggTTAGCAAGTTTTAACAAAATTTCCAGATAATCGGCCAAAGAAATGCAAATTAAATGCAATTCTATGTgtaaaacatgatggaaatatggcatttctgtttgtttcatgtatcaATTATAGAAATGTTACATTCTCCTCATCgttccacacagatctgatgtttttgtctgctgccATTTTTTATCTCTTCAGTGGAGAAGAAGCTTCAatggcttctttttttattcatgtcttattttgtcttctttccaTTTAAAGCCTATATGTGTTGGATTTTAATAATTCTGCCTGTGGCGACTCCTTGTGGTACTGAGATGAATGGGCTGAAAGCAGTTTCCACTGCAACGTACAGTATGTcatcaaaatgatttaaaatattttctcattgcATAAAAAATCTATACATAGGGgctttaacatttaatttgcaAAATCGTAGAGGTATTATACAGGTACAGATTTTTCGTGCCATTAAATTTGGATggtcaaataaaatatgtaaatgggGCTGGCAATGGTATTTTGTAACAATGTATTGTAGTCTGCACAAGTTGCACGTATATTGGTCCCTAAACAATTTTTTTCCTAACcttttattttgctgtattttattactgctatatttattatttcaaaacatCAGCCAGCTGTCCCCACTCAgaaattgccattttgtttttgttgaactAGGGTTTTTAAATTGGTCTTGAATGTGAATTTTAGGTACCTTTAGAACCTGTAATTGACCTGCCTGCTAACAGCCATCAATATATGTGAAATCCCTGCGATGTGTCTATCTGTGTTGGTTTGTCCTTGAAATGGACACTGAACCCCCAACCTCTTACAGGGGTGTTGCTTCTGGCTCGCCCTGTTCTCACCCTGACCCCCCACTCACaaatacatactgtagtgtTGTTTCTGTAGCAAAAAAAAGAGGATGGTGAAATCACTCCTACCTTGCCAAGGCACCCCCTCCTCACACTTTTCCGCACAGTTGAGTCATTTTAACACTTTCTCTTtacttctctcctttctttacTACCTCTTTATATTGTTACTTTCTGGTCTTCTGTGCTTGCTTATCCATCTATCACTTCTCTGTCCATTTATTCACTTCAAATCtccatgtgagtgtgtttttctctcacaGACAACTCCATCCCTGcaactgtctttctttttttcatccccctctcttttttaatctgagaggggagagggagattAGGTGGGAGAAAGGGAAAGGTAGgaaatggggagagagagagagagagagagagagagagagaggggggagagagagagagagagagagagagagagagagagagagagagagagagagagagaggagagattatCCCAGCAGATTTGCACTTGTGAACTCATTGAAACTCAGGTCAGATAAcgtgggacagagagagagagagagagagagagacactgtaAATGAAAAGACAGATAGGATAGAGAGAGtcacatgaacatgaaggaaTGAGAGAAATAATGAGGAAGAGGAATgagacaaacagcagagcaaaagagggaaaagggagGATGAAATGGAAAGGGAGAGGTAAGGGAATGTTCAAAGgtcataacttttgtttttgcatattctgttttgtttactaCATTTGATTGCAAAGTCTGCTCAAGCTGCTCTGTAGCTGACTATTTTGACAGGCCATGTGGTGAGCATACACGGTAAATTCAGTTTGTGATGTGCACATGTCATAAATGGCTTTTTATATTGACAGAGTGACACATTAAATGGCATTGTTTACTTTTATTATGTATTGGAGATTTGGTGGTTCACACAAACTGCAGTAAGAGCCTGTAGCCTGCAGTCTTTCATCTAACtagctcactgtggctgtttcttCTTTGACCATTCCTctctgcaatatttcaaactgatctgCTAACAAAAAGCtctgaaaatgtcattatttttgttgtgaagaacaatcttttttttctttgttagatttttatttacacaGGACATACAAAAGTACTGAGTGCTTAACAAGCAGAGAGAGTAAAAATGGCACCTTCTCTTTGCGTGCATGGCCACACATGTTGAGCCACAGTGGCAGTGGCATGACAAACGGTTTGATACTTACCATCTCTATAATCTCTATCTGGTAGATTTGACAATATTGTCTTTTCCATAGCAGAACAATACAGTCTTAACTGACATTTACCAGCTGTTGCATTGCAGAGGGGTGTTTCACTAATttgaagaaaatgaataaaaaattagGAAGACATGGCTGTGAAaacagtatacagtaaatattgtgTGACAGTGAATCGCCACTGTCCTTGATTGATGTCAGTTGCATTGGCACAACTCTAGGACGCAGTTTGTGCATGTCAAGCATTAGAATGCAGAATGAGCAGCATCAGATTTGATACCTGACATCAGAATTGACAAAGCCAGTTGGATAAGCAGTGAAGAGTTTTCTACAGTAACAGGTCCAGTGGATTATTTCTTGTTTGACAAACATAagtcagaagaagaaaaataacaaagtTAAGCTTTCGATTGATGGCAAACAGTCAaaactgcactgtgtgtgtgggtgttgaaGTCAGCATACTGTAGAAAGTGGTGAGTAGTGTTTGAATGTGAATTACTTGGAGGGCAGTTatctcctctcatcccccccaaCTATACTGATAGTTTgagattccatagtaaggaatatcTGCTTTGTTAATGCGGTTGTCAGCAGGtaaacacaggacacagaggtaAGTGCAGATACGATGGCGGGTTTATTGACAACAGCAGGCGACCAACACAGATGAAGCAGAATGCAGGTAAGGGAACGGGATAATGGAATGTCTTTGTTAAAGCCTTATCTGAATATGGAAGTCCTTTTCTTTTCCCGGAGTATGGCGCAGAGCTGAAGAGTCTGGAGACGATTGCAAGCAAGGGCTGAGGGGAATCCAATGGACAGGTAAATCATCGACGGGTAAGTGAGTCAGGTATATCAACATGGTAgggttgagaccagacagtgagtgaacggAAGGAGTGCTGCTTTATAGTGCTGGTGGGTGATTGCTGACTGGTGAGTGTAATCAGTAGTCAGGTGATTGGGACCTAATGACTGTGGTGGGTAGAGACGGTGGTGATTGTGTAGGCTCCCTGACAGTACCCCCTCCTTCAGGGGCGGCTCCTGACGCCCTCCGACAGTGACGGGGTCGACCATGGCCTCTGGGTGCTGGACAGTCCGGATGGGCTTGGTGAAATTCGGCCAGGAGAGCAGGATCCAACACATCGTTCCGATGATTCCAGGACCTTTCCTCGGGACCGTATCCTTCCCAGTCAATCAGGTACTCGAGACGGCCGCCCCATCGCCGGCAGTCCAGGATCTTGGCCACTCTGTTGATCAGGGGCTCTTCGATGACTTCGGGAGGAGGAGGTATTGCCGGCTCATCTGTTGCTGTGGAATAGGGAGACACAGGTTTAAGGAGTGATGCATGGAAAGATGGGTGAATGCGGTACCTTGGGGGGAGTTGGTGATAGTAGATGACTTCATTAATCTGCCTCTCAATGGTGAAGGGACCTACGTAGCGGGGACTCAGATTTCGGCAGGGCTGGCGGAGATGCAGATCCCGTGTAGACAGCCAGACACAATTTCCCGGATGATAGACGGGGTTAGGGGATCGACGGgcatctgcaaaatgtttatgTCTCTGCACAGCATGCTGTAGATGTATATGGGCTGAGTCCCACACTCTCTCGCTCACTCGAAACCAGTGGTCTACAGCTGGAACATCCGAGGGTTCCTCCATCCAGGGAAATAATGGTGGTTGGCACCCGAGTACGCACTGGAACGGGGTGAGGCCTGTGGTGGTCTGTTTGAGTGAATTCTGTGCATACTCGGCCCATGGGAGGAAGCGGTTCCAACTAGTCGGGTTGTCATGACAGTAGGTTCGGAGATACCTCCCTATCTCTTGTATTTTCCGCTCAGTCTGGCCATTAGTCTGAGGGTGATAACCGGATGAGAGGTTGACAGAGACGTTGAGGAGCTTGAAGAAGGCAGTCCAAATGCGTGAAGTGAACTGTGGCCCACGGTCAGAGACGATTTCCTCTGGGATCCCAAAGTTGCAAAACAACTGGTGGAAGAGAGCTTCTGCGGTCTCCGTAGCGGTAGGCAGTCCTCAAAGAGGAATTCGGTTGCAAGACTTGGGGAATCTATCTACCGCTATGAGGATACAAGTAAATCCATCAGGTTTCGGTAGGTCAGTGACAAAGTCGACTCCGACGTGGGACCATGGACGACGTGGGATGGGTAGTGGAACTAGTGGAAAGGTGACGTGGAGTCCTGGAGATGGCACAGACTGAGCATCCGTGGACGTATTGGGAGACATCTCGGACCATACTGGGCCACCAGTAACGAGCCTGAAGGAGCGAGAGAGTTCGCTGGCTGCCTGGGTGTCCAGAGCCCGGGGAAGTATGCAGTGAGCCCAGAAGGTCTTTCCGTAAGGTGGTGGGTACATAAATTTTACCCTCTGGGTCTCCCAGCGGAGCAGGTTCGGAAACTGTGGCGACACGTATCTGATCATCCAGGTCCCATTAGATGGCGCTGACGAGTATGGCTGGAGGGAGGATGGGCTCAGGTGTAGAAGGTTCTTCAGGGGCATGGATTTGTGAGAGTGAGTCGGCCTTTACATTCTTCTGTCCGGGTCAATAGGTGATGGTGAATTGAAAGCGAGTGAATAACAGAGCCCAGTGGGCTTGGCGAGGGTTTAGTCTCTTGGTTGAGCGGAGGTATTCCAGGTTCTTATGGTCAGTAATGATGGTAAAAGAGAGGTTtgctccctccagccagtgcCTCCACTCTTCCAGCGACAACTTGATAGCCAGCAGTTCTCTATTGCTGATGTCGTAATTCCGCTCCACTGGGGAAAGCTTCTTGGAGAAGTAAGCACAAGGGTGGAGTTGAGGAGGTTCTCCGTGTCATTGGGACAGCACTGCTCCCACACCAGTGGTGGAGGCGTCCACTTCGATGATGAACGGGATTTCAGGGTTGGATGAATGAGAATGGGAGCAGTGCAAAAGTCATCCTTCAGCGTCTGGAATGCGCCTCGAgcttatcattcactgtggtattttattttatctctctgtgaagcactttgtactttgttttgataagtgctctatgaataaagttttattattattatcttgtTTTCTGGGCCTAATAATACCCATCCTCttgcgcatacacacacacataaatttccaataaatcaaataaattgtTGGACACATTATCAGTCAATATTGACCCTTCTCAGATAAATCTCCTTTGGCGCACACCATGATTGTATAAAACATGAGGACTGCACGCTTTTACATGAACTGGTCTGAACAGATGAATGTAAGACGCTCTTTTGTGTTGCACAAAGCACATTGAGCTTCCCTGTGTATAAATtgtattatataattaattatgACCTGAGTTGACTTTGTGGACATTGTTTGAAAAACCAgtgaaaaatactaaaatataatTGATATATGTGATAATTCTCATAAAGAATCTCCTTGAAATTTAGTAGTGTCTTTAAACCCAGTTCTTCCAACGTTTCTGATTGTAGTTCAAGGGAAGAGATAGGAACTAGAGAGTCAAGTGTTTTTCTCTTAACATAACTAACATGGTCATGGCAGTGCCACTTGTTCTGCTCTGAACAAAAAGGGAGAGAACTGTCTCCCACTTTATGTTTTAAACACTCACAATGTGTTAGAGGGTCATTTTGTATAAGCTCAGCCTTGGAGTATGCTGTCTTGTCATGTTTTCTATCCTTTGCTGATGAATGCAAGGTACCACTAACAATTGTAATgactaaattaatcaaatccTGGTAGCGGTACATCTGCCTTGAATAGTGTGTTCTTACTAGCACAATTGGCCGTGGTTGCACCTGCACAGGGGCAGTAGTGATCTCGGGCAACAGTGTGAACCACCCACGCACTTTGTCGTTCTGGTGAAACTCAGCACTGGCAGGTGAAAAGCCGGGGTGGGTGACATCATGTGTGACAGAGTTAACACATCTGTCTGCTGCTCTCCCCAGGTCTAGAGTAGCAGTTACAAAGGCTGCAGTGCAGGGACTGTCATTGTGGGCCACAGAGCCCCTCCGATCTTTGCATGTTTCAGTGTACctgtttctcctcctgtgttctggctgtcccctgtctgttattgtctgtgtggatgtgtgtctgtgttcaggcTGGCTCCCCGATCTCCCAGCTGCAgttgattaccggcacacctgttctccatcatcATCAATTGCAGCAGTTTATCTACTGGGCTCATCCATGCTTCCGGCGCCAGATCGTCCTCCATACATCCACTCTCGCTCTACCGGTGACCATTGCCTCAGTCTGCTCTTCCAATCATCTGGACCTCAACTACCACGCCACTCTCGCCATCCAGCTGGTCTCTGCCTCCGGACACTGCCGGTCAAACACACCACACGCCCGGCTCCAATGATCTTCCGCCTGGTCGGTTCTGCCTCCCCACTACGCTTGCCAGCACGGAGACAGCTCGCCTCGTCTCCGTCCAGAGTGCCGTCAGTCACATCTCCGACTCTGCCCAGTCGGATCCACGGGGAGGCCACGTGTGACGCCGGAAAGGACAAAGTCAGgtgaccttcgtcgtcatggtaacaataataaacatgtgttTAACATTGGGAAACGATTGCAGAGGAATTTTCTCGCtgtttatactacgtcacctgacttcgaCGGCACATCAAAATATTACCTTCTAAAATCTAAATCCCCCAAACATAATAGTATTCAGAATATTTCAGAGACACAGCAAATTCTAAGCCCAAGCAGCATACAACACCCCGCCCCTTTTTACAGAAGATTACAAAACAAGAGGAGGCATCTTGACTGCTCACTTCTCCTCTGCACTTCAAAATCTTCTCATGAAGACCTCAACAGAGGAACCGAAGGCACACAGAACATATTGACAAATGCCTTGAAAGAAAGAAGCCTGGTAAAGGAGCCTGATCCACTTCTGGGGTCGAAACACGACAAAGATTAGGAAAGAAGAAACCCTGTTTTACACATCAGCCACGTGGTGCAACACGGACGTGCTCAGACATCTTGAATGGCTGTTACTCTaacctggaaaaataaaactatt
Encoded proteins:
- the LOC122870737 gene encoding uncharacterized protein LOC122870737, which gives rise to MREIMRKRNETNSRAKEGKGRMKWKGRGWLPDLPAAVDYRHTCSPSSSIAAVYLLGSSMLPAPDRPPYIHSRSTGDHCLSLLFQSSGPQLPRHSRHPAGLCLRTLPVKHTTRPAPMIFRLVGSASPLRLPARRQLASSPSRVPSVTSPTLPSRIHGEATCDAGKDKVRTDAHTTWPPQPNVISLIIEGRIQKEQKKPKSPRGTDTAFGNMELRSFIQDRSPTECLREMALLLLSSSLQGNA